A genomic window from Phoenix dactylifera cultivar Barhee BC4 unplaced genomic scaffold, palm_55x_up_171113_PBpolish2nd_filt_p 000007F, whole genome shotgun sequence includes:
- the LOC103704564 gene encoding uncharacterized protein LOC103704564, whose amino-acid sequence MDLEAMEAAMVGEESSGSWSSSTNWVAAEGFLRDSISFETSDDDAPALTSSGLLLVRPPSDYPPPCEVTILFREKHEIHRVYVRSTARVYEIYYAADRQNKSKEYLCTVRCGPAAAASEVMPPSSSEGAITKSQNGNDGTMEKHEKMARSDSNNSVEDGWVEVKVPDSPQQNDQANALSKKVDGNSSANFQIHYEATAEISDASPCAALTLRLLSLQTKTCVHVEEIYIYADPVDSPNPDPHVSMEGNLSGNPLLAMLVPGLLQLSKSGTSRIQNKYFSVDSGVREHQHCVDKAAEQSRLDMCGTGLRQANCGMMQQNFGLLQEETKVKPENIQLESGQNVIDQIDQTLGPLQEQTEVKPENVQLGSNQRVTDQADQELGPVQTQTEVEPEYVQLRSGQKVTNEVEPENIHLGSNHKVTDMDQVPNSVVEENNPASSHVEKVLDELVSRMGRIEAFCSRFEENMMKPLSCIEMRLQRLEQRFDSFAVGMQYSERNPCSRISAPEFSFDESDSENKGYNISFTVGEVTVSNDTSFPANDVAASVPESKMCPGLAVKAPEFCNEDDFSLSATDGATSVPESNMHPGLVVKAPEFPNEDEEFPNTDNTSDSSVKDCPNDNTPQSVDAALASALAAFLTSTTVKSPKRSPNVTEKPHWSSNGINNDSDSSPVGVSSEGSDKLFSKIDLETNGCGTLDVMKTTNSDDSLSSADVVGAPDTSLDESYLEDKGCDTSDAARHIAAFGGSSLFADNMNSSVSVPQISGLIFTAPEFPNEEDDFIDCDNTLDSGVENCFKDHEAAFLSSTNVKSPEHNSTLLGAALELFNGDNNELAGCDHTIANAPDPIITPDNNELASTYVEIPCEVGRGGTTNHGNNSESKVDLNQILYYLLPDGRLEHGEHAKLRHQNGSTEPTVGGSTADCMPLKDGMEQKDHGVKWDRSSSTEATAMEEGYFAQKVPHCMGFQSNGGISSKWHDVSWVDDGDAEEAAHGSPCLNQLSREWTEDCSTDSSFDENFVRSKVQIYWSDDSSTDSFGRSFTVRQQSGQAAKNDEGFQALVDDFSVGIGLNSADSKSSAELKRAFDSKLDYEDRIMDFKFVLARDWGTRLPLELLLGETSDAEVQVSTVRDDGKCIADGQQHDLFSSQTEDKSSTAVNQLLVEVEDLRVRSETCLWDADLQGRESSNEQPFSSLI is encoded by the exons ATGGATTTGGAAGCGATGGAAGCAGCGATGGTTGGGGAAGAGAGCAGCGGGAGCTGGAGCTCGTCGACGAACTGGGTCGCTGCCGAGGGATTCCTCCGAGACTCCATCTCCTTTGAGACCTCCGATGATGACGCCCCCGCCTTGACCTCGAGCGGCCTTCTCCTCGTCCGGCCGCCCTCCGATTACCCCCCTCCCTGCGAGGTCACCA TCTTGTTCAGGGAAAAGCATGAAATTCACAGGGTCTATGTACGAAGTACAGCCCGAGTGTATGAGATATACTATGCTGCTGATCGGCAGAATAAAAGTAAGGAGTATCTGTGTACAGTACGTTGTGgtcctgctgctgctgctagtGAAGTGATGCCACCAAGTAGTTCTGAGGGAGCTATTACCAAAAGCCAAAATGGTAATGATGGAACTATGGAAAAGCATGAGAAGATGGCTAGAAGTGATAGTAATAATAGCGTTGAAGATGGTTGGGTAGAAGTTAAGGTTCCTGATTCTCCTCAGCAGAATGACCAAGCAAATGCTCTGTCAAAGAAGGTTGATGGAAATTCTAGTGCAAATTTTCAG ATCCATTATGAGGCAACGGCTGAGATTTCAGATGCTAGTCCTTGTGCAGCCCTTACACTTCGTTTGCTCTCACTGCAAACTAAGACATGTGTTCATGTAGAGGAAATTTACATATATGCTGATCCTGTCGATTCCCCCAATCCTGATCCTCATGTGAGTATGGAGGGAAACTTGAGTGGAAATCCTCTACTTGCCATGCTTGTTCCTGGTCTTCTGCAATTATCTAAATCAGGTACTAGCAGGATACAGAATAAGTATTTTTCCGTTGACTCGGGGGTGCGAGAACATCAGCATTGTGTGGATAAAGCAGCTGAACAAAGCAGGTTGGACATGTGTGGAACAGGGCTGCGACAAGCAAATTGTGGTATGATGCAACAAAATTTCGGGCTATTGCAGGAAGAAACCAAGGTAAAACCTGAAAATATACAGTTGGAATCTGGCCAGAATGTAATCGATCAAATAGATCAAACTTTGGGGCCATTGCAGGAACAAACTGAGGTAAAACCAGAAAATGTACAGTTGGGATCTAACCAGAGGGTAACAGATCAAGCAGATCAAGAGTTGGGGCCAGTGCAGACACAAACTGAGGTAGAACCAGAATATGTGCAGTTGAGATCTGGCCAGAAGGTAACAAATGAGGTAGAACCAGAAAACATACATCTGGGATCGAACCACAAAGTAACAGACATGGATCAGGTGCCAAACTCTGTGGTTGAAGAAAATAATCCAGCCTCTAGTCATGTTGAGAAGGTATTGGATGAGCTAGTCTCAAGAATGGGAAGAATAGAAGCTTTCTGTTCAAGATTTGAGGAAAACATGATGAAACCCCTCAGCTGCATTGAGATGAGACTCCAGCGACTAGAGCAGCGATTTGATTCATTTGCTGTGGGAATGCAGTATTCTGAAAGAAACCCTTGTTCAAGGATATCGGCCCCAGAATTTTCATTTGACGAATCGGACTCAGAGAACAAAGGCTACAATATTTCATTCACAGTAGGGGAGGTTACTGTGTCTAATGACACATCATTTCCAGCTAATGATGTTGCAGCTTCTGTGCCCGAGTCCAAGATGTGTCCAGGTCTGGCAGTCAAGGCACCTGAATTCTGTAATGAGGATGACTTCTCATTATCAGCCACGGATGGTGCAACTTCTGTGCCTGAATCTAATATGCATCCAGGACTGGTGGTTAAGGCACCTGAATTCCCCAATGAAGATGAGGAGTTTCCCAACACTGACAATACTTCAGATTCAAGTGTGAAAGATTGCCCCAATGACAATACACCTCAATCTGTTGATGCCGCATTAGCTTCAGCACTGGCAGCATTCCTCACATCAACTACTGTCAAATCTCCCAAACGTAGCCCAAATGTGACCGAAAAACCTCATTGGTCTTCTAATGGTATTAACAATGACTCAGATTCGTCTCCTGTTGGCGTATCTTCTGAGGGATCTGATAAATTATTCAGCAAAATTGACTTAGAGACAAATGGCTGCGGCACATTGGATGTAATGAAGACAACCAATAGTGACGACTCACTGTCATCAGCTGATGTTGTGGGAGCTCCTGATACATCTTTAGATGAATCTTATTTGGAAGATAAGGGTTGTGATACATCAGATGCAGCAAGGCATATTGCTGCTTTTGGTGGCTCATCATTGTTTGCTGATAACATGAACTCTTCTGTGTCTGTGCCCCAGATTTCAGGTTTGATATTTACAGCACCTGAATTTccaaatgaggaagatgattttATTGACTGTGATAATACTTTAGATTCAGGTGTAGAAAATTGCTTTAAAGATCACGAGGCAGCATTTCTTTCCTCGACAAACGTAAAATCTCCTGAGCACAATTCAACATTGTTAGGGGCAGCCTTGGAGCTTTTCAATGGTGATAACAATGAGTTGGCCGGGTGCGATCATACCATCGCTAATGCACCCGATCCCATCATAACACCGGATAACAATGAGTTGGCCTCCACTTATGTTGAAATTCCCTGTGAAGTTGGCAGAGGGGGTACTACAAACCATGGAAACAACTCAGAAAGCAAGGTTGATTTGAACCAAATCCTTTACTACTTGCTTCCTGATGGTCGGTTGGAACATGGTGAGCATGCTAAGCTAAGGCATCAGAATGGTTCCACCGAGCCAACTGTTGGAGGATCAACTGCTGACTGCATGCCTCTCAAAGATGGCATGGAACAGAAGGATCATGGTGTAAAATGGGACAGATCAAGTTCCACAGAGGCAACTGCAATGGAGGAAGGATATTTCGCACAGAAGGTACCTCATTGTATGGGCTTTCAGTCAAATGGAGGCATCAGCAGCAAATGGCATGATGTAAGCTGGGTAGATGATGGTGATGCTGAGGAAGCTGCACATGGTAGTCCTTGCTTGAACCAACTGAGCAGAGAGTGGACTGAAGACTGCAGCACAGATTCGagctttgatgaaaattttgttagAAGTAAAGTTCAGATTTATTGGTCAGATGATAGCAGCACAGATTCCTTTGGAAGATCTTTCACAGTTAGGCAACAAAGTGGACAAGCTGCTAAAAACGACGAGGGTTTCCAAGCCTTAGTTGATGATTTCTCCGTAGGTATTGGCCTAAATTCTGCAGATTCTAAATCATCGGCAGAGCTTAAACGGGCTTTTGACTCGAAACTGGATTATGAAGATCGTATTATGGATTTTAAGTTTGTCCTAGCAAGAGATTGGGGAACTAGACTTCCACTTGAACTCTTGCTGGGTGAAACATCTGATGCTGAGGTGCAAGTTTCAACTGTCAGGGATGATGGCAAATGCATTGCAGATGGACAACAACATGATTTATTTTCATCCCAGACGGAGGATAAAAGTTCTACAGCAGTTAATCAGCTTCTAGTGGAGGTGGAAGATCTTAGGGTACGAAGTGAGACATGTCTGTGGGATGCTGATCTGCAAGGTCGTGAAAGCAGCAACGAGCAGCCATTCTCCAGCCTTATTTAA